A genome region from Methylobacterium sp. FF17 includes the following:
- a CDS encoding glycosyltransferase, giving the protein MTAETEGVPKVGDGAGTAPTPPDILGSDSRPLLVCFSHLRWNFVWQRPQHLLSRAAARFDVVFIEEPVLEAGATAGLARERVGPAIEVLVPILDPGQADAQTAMLQGLIAEELGARPHASRIFWYYTPAALAFTSDLARDLTLYDNMDELSAFRGAAASLIAQEKALFARADLVFTGGRSLYEAKRDAHSDIHCFPSSVDTAHFQRARQAGVPDPADQAAIPHPRLGFFGVVDERFDADFLAAIADLRPEWQFVILGPVVKIDPAGLPKRQNIHWLGPKSYADLPDYLAHWDLGLMPFALNASTRFISPTKTPEFLAAGLPVVSTPIVDVVRSYGAPGLVEIAETPIQAVGAAEALLARPRGPWLARVDQRLAESSWDRTWAEMEARIRAGLRRPAAGPCAPVRAYA; this is encoded by the coding sequence GTGACCGCTGAAACCGAAGGTGTCCCCAAGGTCGGCGACGGGGCCGGCACCGCCCCCACGCCTCCCGACATCCTGGGATCCGATTCCCGTCCGCTCCTCGTCTGCTTTTCGCATCTGCGCTGGAACTTCGTCTGGCAGCGTCCCCAGCACCTGCTCAGCCGTGCCGCCGCCCGTTTCGATGTCGTCTTCATCGAAGAGCCCGTCCTCGAGGCGGGGGCCACGGCCGGGCTCGCCCGTGAGCGGGTCGGCCCGGCCATCGAGGTGCTCGTTCCGATCCTCGACCCGGGGCAGGCGGACGCGCAGACCGCGATGCTGCAGGGCCTCATCGCCGAGGAACTGGGGGCCCGGCCTCATGCGAGCCGGATCTTCTGGTACTACACGCCCGCCGCCCTCGCCTTCACGTCGGACCTGGCACGGGACCTGACGCTCTACGACAACATGGACGAGTTGTCGGCGTTCAGGGGCGCAGCGGCCTCGCTGATCGCCCAGGAGAAGGCCCTGTTCGCGCGGGCGGACCTCGTCTTCACGGGCGGACGCAGCCTCTACGAGGCCAAGCGCGACGCCCATTCCGATATCCACTGCTTCCCCTCTTCGGTGGACACCGCGCATTTCCAGCGGGCGCGGCAGGCGGGTGTTCCCGATCCCGCCGATCAGGCCGCAATCCCGCATCCCCGCCTCGGCTTCTTCGGTGTCGTCGACGAGCGCTTCGATGCCGATTTTCTCGCGGCGATCGCCGACCTGCGGCCGGAGTGGCAGTTCGTCATCCTCGGCCCGGTGGTGAAGATCGATCCGGCGGGCCTGCCGAAACGGCAGAACATCCACTGGCTCGGACCGAAATCCTACGCCGACCTGCCCGATTACCTGGCGCATTGGGACCTCGGCCTGATGCCGTTCGCCCTCAATGCCTCGACACGCTTCATCAGCCCGACGAAGACGCCCGAATTCCTGGCCGCCGGACTGCCCGTCGTCTCGACGCCCATCGTCGACGTGGTGCGCAGCTACGGCGCGCCCGGCCTGGTGGAGATCGCCGAGACGCCGATCCAGGCGGTGGGCGCGGCGGAGGCCCTGCTCGCGCGCCCGCGCGGCCCCTGGCTCGCGCGCGTCGACCAGCGCCTCGCGGAAAGCTCGTGGGACCGGACCTGGGCCGAGATGGAAGCCCGCATCCGCGCCGGCCTTCGCCGTCCGGCCGCCGGTCCCTGCGCGCCCGTGCGCGCGTACGCCTGA
- the glf gene encoding UDP-galactopyranose mutase, with product MHDWLIVGAGFAGSVLAERIARVRGERVLLVDKRDHIGGNAYDGLNADGLMIHRYGPHIFHTNAKPVFDYLSDFTAWRPYEHRVLAEVDGQRVPIPINLDTINRLYGLDLDSEALKRWFAARAEPVAEIRTAEDVVVAAVGRELYEKFFQGYTRKQWGRDPSQLDKSVTARVPTRTDRDDRYFTDTYQAMPKHGYTAMFSAMLDHPNITLALDTDYRSLGRPARACRTVFTGPIDTYFDTCYGPLPYRSLRFEHVTRDVAWHQPVGVVNYPQSEDYTRVTEYKHLTGQSHPRTALTYEYPAAEGDPYYPIPCPEHQALFKRYERRALDERRVWFVGRLATYRYYNMDQIVGQALATFRRIEAQVPRRDGRSRPAPAEQAATGPA from the coding sequence ATGCACGATTGGCTGATCGTCGGCGCCGGTTTCGCGGGCAGCGTGCTCGCCGAGCGCATCGCGCGGGTGCGCGGCGAGCGCGTGCTCCTCGTCGACAAGCGCGATCACATCGGAGGCAACGCCTATGACGGCCTGAACGCGGATGGATTGATGATCCACCGCTACGGGCCGCACATCTTCCACACCAATGCCAAGCCGGTCTTCGACTACCTCTCGGACTTCACCGCCTGGCGCCCCTACGAGCACCGGGTGCTGGCCGAGGTCGACGGGCAGCGGGTACCGATCCCGATCAACCTCGACACCATCAACCGCCTGTACGGACTCGACCTCGATTCCGAAGCCCTGAAGCGCTGGTTCGCCGCGCGGGCCGAGCCGGTGGCGGAGATCCGGACCGCCGAGGACGTGGTGGTCGCGGCGGTGGGACGCGAACTCTACGAGAAGTTCTTCCAGGGCTACACACGCAAGCAATGGGGCCGCGATCCCTCCCAGCTCGACAAGTCGGTGACGGCACGCGTACCGACCCGGACCGACCGCGACGACCGCTACTTCACCGACACCTACCAGGCCATGCCGAAGCACGGCTACACGGCGATGTTCTCCGCGATGCTCGACCACCCGAACATCACCCTGGCACTCGACACCGATTACCGCAGCCTCGGACGCCCGGCCCGGGCCTGCCGGACCGTCTTCACAGGGCCGATCGACACCTATTTCGACACTTGCTACGGCCCCCTGCCCTATCGGAGCCTGCGCTTCGAGCACGTCACCCGCGACGTCGCCTGGCACCAGCCCGTGGGCGTGGTGAACTATCCCCAATCCGAGGATTACACCCGGGTCACGGAATACAAGCACCTCACGGGCCAGTCGCACCCACGCACCGCGCTGACCTACGAGTATCCCGCGGCCGAAGGCGACCCCTACTATCCTATCCCCTGCCCGGAGCATCAGGCCCTGTTCAAGCGCTACGAGCGCCGCGCCCTCGACGAGCGCCGGGTCTGGTTCGTCGGACGGCTCGCCACCTACCGCTACTACAACATGGACCAGATCGTCGGTCAGGCGCTGGCCACGTTCCGGCGGATCGAGGCCCAGGTTCCGCGCCGCGACGGGCGATCCCGCCCCGCGCCCGCCGAACAGGCCGCCACCGGCCCGGCCTGA
- a CDS encoding sugar nucleotide-binding protein gives MKTTTARLELWGGFECTVARIGDRYRDQMRETGHRWRMTDLDAVALLGIRTLRYPVLWETVSPHAPDVQDWSWHDARLAHLQRLDIAPILGLLHHGSGPAYTDLLDPALPTLLADHAGRVAARYPWVTRFTPVNEPLTTARFSGLYGHWYPHARSEAAFLRMVVAQCKATVLAMRAIRRINPRAQLVQTEDIGRTFSTPGLAGQAAYENERRWLSLDLLCGRIGPAHPWYRRLIETGIAPDDLALLYDGEGAPDLIGVNHYLTSERYLDGRLGAYPKPLRGGNGRQRYADAEAVRIPLCADVTGPAARFAETWERYRRPLAVTEVHHGCSRDDQLRWLAEVWDAAATLRATGVPVVAVTLWSLLGAVDWNSLLVERAGTYEPGAFDIRAPVPRPTALAGAARALAATGRFTHPVLDGPGWWRRPARFYGPPRAGRAPPPEAARPILILGAAGPLARGLLRIAGDRGLQHVGIRAEGCEGDTLADAIAMHRAWAVIDATGLATDAAVRRYPGGTLRVDVGRAGRIASACAGAAVPLLTLSSDHVFDGRLGRPACETDPLTPEGQYGTSLAAAEAEVRARHPRALIVRTGFVFDAPAPEARPEDILAALGAAVGMPPREPETLSLSYLPDLAHAALDLLIDGEAGPWHLANRGPIARDEVVAALACALRGHAPPTGGSRPPMLNRALTSARGLLMPTRASALARFGNAARAVPATNARQAAE, from the coding sequence ATGAAAACGACCACCGCGCGGCTTGAACTCTGGGGCGGGTTCGAATGCACGGTCGCGCGGATCGGGGACCGGTATCGGGACCAGATGCGCGAGACCGGGCACCGCTGGCGGATGACGGATCTCGACGCGGTCGCACTTTTGGGGATCCGCACCCTGCGCTACCCGGTGCTGTGGGAGACCGTGTCGCCGCACGCCCCGGACGTTCAGGACTGGTCCTGGCACGATGCGCGGCTGGCGCATCTGCAGCGCCTCGACATCGCTCCGATCCTCGGCCTGCTGCACCACGGCAGTGGCCCGGCCTATACGGACCTCCTCGACCCCGCCCTGCCCACGCTCCTGGCCGACCATGCGGGGCGCGTCGCCGCCCGTTATCCGTGGGTGACGCGCTTCACGCCGGTCAACGAGCCGCTGACCACGGCCCGCTTCAGCGGGCTCTACGGCCACTGGTATCCCCATGCCCGCAGCGAGGCGGCTTTCCTGCGCATGGTGGTGGCGCAGTGCAAGGCGACGGTGCTGGCCATGCGGGCGATCCGCCGGATCAATCCACGGGCACAGCTCGTCCAGACCGAGGATATCGGCCGGACCTTCAGCACGCCGGGGCTTGCCGGCCAGGCCGCCTACGAGAACGAGCGCCGCTGGTTGAGCCTCGATCTCCTGTGCGGGCGGATCGGGCCCGCTCATCCCTGGTACCGCCGCCTCATCGAGACCGGCATCGCGCCGGACGACCTGGCCCTCCTGTACGATGGCGAGGGCGCTCCGGACCTCATCGGGGTCAACCACTACCTCACGAGCGAGCGCTACCTCGACGGTCGGCTCGGCGCCTACCCGAAGCCTTTGCGCGGCGGGAACGGGCGCCAGCGCTACGCGGATGCGGAGGCCGTCCGGATTCCCCTCTGCGCCGACGTCACCGGGCCGGCCGCGCGATTCGCCGAGACCTGGGAGCGGTACCGCCGGCCCCTGGCGGTGACGGAGGTGCATCACGGCTGCAGCCGGGACGACCAGCTGCGCTGGCTCGCCGAGGTCTGGGACGCGGCCGCCACCCTGCGCGCCACGGGCGTGCCCGTGGTGGCCGTGACCCTGTGGTCGCTCCTCGGGGCCGTCGACTGGAACAGCCTCCTGGTCGAACGGGCCGGTACCTACGAGCCCGGCGCCTTCGACATCCGGGCGCCCGTTCCGCGCCCGACGGCCCTGGCCGGGGCGGCTCGGGCCCTGGCGGCCACGGGCCGGTTCACGCATCCGGTCCTCGACGGGCCGGGCTGGTGGCGCCGCCCGGCACGCTTCTACGGGCCGCCGCGCGCGGGGCGGGCGCCTCCGCCGGAGGCGGCGCGCCCCATCCTCATCCTGGGCGCCGCCGGCCCCCTGGCGCGGGGCCTGCTCCGGATCGCCGGGGATCGCGGATTGCAGCATGTCGGTATCCGGGCCGAGGGCTGCGAAGGGGATACGCTCGCCGACGCCATCGCCATGCATCGGGCCTGGGCGGTGATCGACGCCACCGGCCTCGCCACGGATGCGGCCGTCCGGCGCTATCCGGGCGGGACCCTGCGCGTCGATGTGGGTCGGGCGGGCCGCATCGCGTCGGCCTGCGCGGGGGCGGCCGTGCCGCTCCTCACGTTGTCGAGCGATCACGTCTTCGATGGCCGCCTCGGTCGTCCGGCCTGCGAGACCGATCCCCTGACGCCCGAAGGCCAGTACGGGACGAGCCTCGCCGCCGCCGAGGCGGAGGTCCGGGCGCGGCACCCGCGCGCGCTGATCGTGCGCACCGGTTTCGTCTTCGACGCCCCCGCCCCCGAGGCCCGCCCCGAGGACATCCTCGCAGCCCTCGGAGCCGCCGTGGGGATGCCGCCCCGGGAACCCGAGACCCTGTCCTTGAGCTACCTGCCGGATCTGGCGCACGCCGCCCTCGACCTCCTCATCGACGGCGAGGCCGGACCCTGGCACCTCGCCAACCGGGGACCGATCGCCCGCGACGAGGTCGTGGCCGCGCTGGCCTGCGCCCTGCGGGGGCACGCACCCCCCACCGGGGGCTCGCGGCCGCCGATGCTCAACCGGGCGCTGACCAGCGCGCGCGGCCTCCTCATGCCGACCCGGGCCAGTGCCCTGGCGCGCTTCGGGAACGCGGCGCGCGCGGTTCCAGCCACCAACGCCCGGCAGGCTGCGGAATGA
- a CDS encoding ABC transporter ATP-binding protein — translation MRDASTVAPHLSGPGRFILHHLLRWRWHFGLLFTLVTASAACGVGQQYVLKQFVDAVARPSDAASAATGVILLFLGLIAAESVLARLTGWLACRSTVGVGVDLRLELFDELSAQSMRYFAENLAGSLGQRVTATAGNFGALINTLVWRIIPPVVDVGGAVIIFSTIDGTLTLALLAFVVAVTAGLIVFGERGRPLHRAYSGQAATVAGDLVDSITNMWTVKAFSARRREWQRLRAGFEAEAAAQRRSWMYLEAARLLHDLALWIMAAGILTWVLTLWSRGQASPGDVVVVASLTLRILHSSKDMALSLVDVAQQFGFVEETLAVIAKPRSVRDVPDAPALSCRAGRVELRNVSFGYGTGRRALEEVSLTIHAGQKVGIVGPSGAGKSTLVHLLQRLHDVEGGAILIDGTPINAVAQDSLRDALAVVPQEISLLHRSVMENIRFARPEADDAAVFAAARAAACDGFVRRLPQGYDTIVGERGARLSGGQRQRIGIARAFLKDAPIILLDEATSALDTESEMAIQAALVRIMRQRTVIAVAHRLSTLTSFDRILVIDQGRVVEDGTAAALRRAGGLFERMWRLQAEGLPAEMEPTA, via the coding sequence ATGAGGGACGCGTCCACGGTCGCCCCGCACCTGTCCGGCCCCGGCCGGTTCATCCTGCATCACCTCCTGCGCTGGCGCTGGCATTTCGGCCTGCTGTTCACGCTGGTGACCGCCTCGGCGGCCTGCGGGGTCGGGCAGCAATACGTCCTCAAGCAGTTCGTCGACGCGGTGGCCCGCCCCTCCGATGCCGCCTCGGCCGCCACCGGGGTGATCCTCCTGTTCCTCGGGCTGATCGCGGCCGAGAGCGTGCTGGCGCGGCTCACCGGCTGGCTCGCCTGCCGCTCCACCGTGGGCGTCGGCGTCGACCTGCGCCTCGAACTCTTCGACGAACTCAGCGCACAGTCGATGCGCTACTTCGCCGAGAACCTCGCGGGCTCGCTCGGCCAGCGCGTCACCGCCACCGCGGGGAATTTCGGGGCGCTGATCAACACCCTGGTCTGGCGCATCATCCCGCCCGTGGTGGATGTCGGCGGGGCGGTGATCATCTTCTCCACCATCGACGGGACGCTGACCCTGGCGCTCCTCGCCTTCGTGGTGGCGGTCACCGCCGGGCTGATCGTGTTCGGCGAGCGCGGGCGCCCCCTGCACCGGGCCTATTCCGGGCAGGCCGCCACGGTCGCCGGCGACCTCGTCGACAGCATCACCAACATGTGGACGGTGAAGGCCTTCTCGGCCCGACGCCGCGAGTGGCAGCGCCTGCGCGCCGGGTTCGAGGCCGAGGCGGCGGCCCAGCGCCGGAGCTGGATGTATCTCGAGGCCGCCCGCCTGCTGCACGACCTCGCCCTCTGGATCATGGCGGCCGGCATCCTCACCTGGGTCCTCACGCTCTGGAGCCGGGGGCAGGCCAGCCCCGGGGACGTGGTCGTGGTGGCGAGCCTGACCCTGCGAATCCTTCACAGTTCGAAGGACATGGCCCTGTCGCTGGTGGATGTCGCCCAGCAGTTCGGCTTCGTGGAGGAGACCCTGGCGGTCATCGCCAAACCCCGTTCGGTACGCGACGTGCCGGACGCGCCCGCCTTGTCCTGCCGGGCGGGCCGCGTCGAACTCCGCAACGTGTCGTTCGGCTACGGGACGGGGCGGCGGGCCCTGGAGGAGGTCAGCCTGACGATCCACGCCGGCCAGAAGGTCGGCATCGTCGGTCCCTCGGGCGCCGGCAAGTCCACCCTGGTCCACCTCCTGCAGCGGCTCCACGACGTGGAGGGTGGCGCCATCCTCATCGACGGCACGCCGATCAATGCCGTCGCCCAGGATTCCCTGCGCGACGCCCTGGCGGTGGTGCCCCAGGAGATCAGCCTCCTGCACCGGAGCGTGATGGAGAACATCCGCTTCGCCCGGCCCGAGGCCGACGACGCGGCGGTGTTCGCCGCAGCCCGGGCGGCCGCCTGCGACGGCTTCGTCCGGCGCCTGCCGCAGGGCTACGACACAATCGTGGGCGAGCGCGGCGCCCGGCTCTCGGGTGGACAGCGCCAGCGCATCGGCATCGCGCGGGCCTTCCTGAAGGACGCGCCCATCATCCTCCTCGACGAGGCGACCTCGGCCCTCGACACGGAATCCGAGATGGCGATCCAGGCCGCCCTGGTGCGCATCATGCGGCAGCGCACGGTGATCGCGGTGGCGCATCGCCTCTCGACCCTGACGAGCTTCGATCGCATCCTCGTCATCGACCAGGGCCGGGTCGTGGAGGACGGCACCGCCGCCGCCCTGCGCCGGGCCGGCGGGCTGTTCGAGCGGATGTGGCGCCTCCAGGCCGAGGGCCTGCCGGCCGAGATGGAGCCCACTGCCTGA
- a CDS encoding DNA-3-methyladenine glycosylase family protein, which translates to MSEPEIHQHILTIAAGLAAPLAEAIARVGPLTIEPPAHGSVAERLCVEVVNQQLSVRAAAAIWARVEAAAAGMGLTPWALLVPGHEATLRACGLSGNKVRALQAIRAAEEAGLLGAALADLPQAERSAILCRIRGVGPWTADMIGIFHYNDPDIWPDGDVAAVGCLRRLTGREDTQAVAAAFAPYRSLLARYAWRIKDLPKSAPGGAPSL; encoded by the coding sequence GTGTCCGAACCCGAGATCCACCAGCACATCCTGACGATCGCGGCGGGCCTCGCGGCGCCCCTGGCCGAGGCCATTGCGCGGGTCGGCCCCCTGACGATCGAGCCGCCGGCGCATGGGAGCGTGGCCGAGCGCCTCTGCGTCGAGGTCGTGAACCAGCAGCTCTCGGTCCGCGCGGCGGCCGCGATCTGGGCCCGCGTCGAGGCCGCTGCCGCCGGGATGGGCCTGACGCCCTGGGCTCTGCTCGTGCCCGGACACGAGGCGACCCTGCGGGCCTGCGGCCTCTCCGGCAACAAGGTGCGCGCGCTCCAGGCCATCCGCGCGGCGGAGGAGGCCGGGCTGCTGGGCGCCGCCCTCGCGGACCTGCCGCAGGCCGAGCGCTCCGCCATCCTCTGCCGCATCCGGGGCGTCGGTCCCTGGACCGCCGACATGATCGGCATCTTCCATTATAACGACCCCGACATCTGGCCGGACGGCGACGTCGCGGCGGTCGGCTGCCTGCGGCGCCTGACGGGACGAGAGGACACGCAGGCGGTCGCGGCGGCCTTCGCGCCCTATCGCTCGCTGCTGGCGCGCTACGCCTGGCGCATCAAGGACCTGCCGAAATCCGCCCCCGGCGGAGCGCCGAGCCTATAG
- a CDS encoding DUF6894 family protein: MTRYYIDSDDNDRTVIDEAGFELSGPLEARSMAIDVLPDMAREKLPDGDRRTFSVRVRDEAGTVIYSAELTMAGEWHVPPPEPA; encoded by the coding sequence GTGACGCGCTACTACATCGACTCGGACGACAACGACCGCACCGTGATCGACGAGGCGGGGTTCGAGCTCTCCGGGCCCCTCGAAGCCCGGTCCATGGCGATCGACGTCCTGCCCGACATGGCCCGGGAGAAGCTGCCCGACGGGGATCGAAGGACATTCTCGGTGCGGGTCCGGGACGAGGCGGGCACCGTGATCTACAGCGCCGAACTGACGATGGCGGGCGAGTGGCACGTTCCCCCACCCGAGCCCGCGTGA
- a CDS encoding beta-glucosidase, with protein MRRVAGGTWDVPPFDGALGPITPAPFLGGFECSSHRRFDGRRLDLIAATGHDIGAAQDYAALMAQGLGAARDGLRWHRIEVAPGRYDWSSVLPMLRAARAGDLRVIWDLCHYGWPDDIDIWSEAFVARFAAFAAGAARVVAAETEGAPAFCTVNEMSYWAWAGGDVGRIGPLALGQGPVLKRQLVRASIAATRAIRAAVPQARFLHAEPLIHVAAGRAEDADAAGAYHLAQYEALDMVSGDLCPDLGGGPDCLDVVGVNFYPDNQWVHGGGTIPLGHHAYRPLRSLLAEVHARYRRPMLVAETGAEGSARAAWLHYVCAEVRAARAAGVPVEGICLYPILDYPGWEDDRPCAVGLFSVPDRDGRRSCDADFAAELRRQQALFAETVIRP; from the coding sequence ATGAGACGCGTCGCTGGCGGGACCTGGGACGTGCCGCCCTTTGACGGGGCTTTGGGGCCAATCACCCCGGCGCCGTTCCTCGGTGGCTTCGAATGTTCGAGCCACCGCCGCTTCGACGGTCGGCGCCTCGACCTCATCGCCGCGACGGGGCACGACATCGGGGCGGCGCAGGACTACGCGGCGCTGATGGCCCAGGGCCTCGGCGCTGCCCGCGACGGCCTGCGCTGGCACCGGATCGAGGTTGCTCCCGGCCGCTACGACTGGTCGAGCGTCCTGCCGATGCTGCGGGCGGCCCGCGCCGGCGACCTCCGGGTCATCTGGGACCTCTGCCATTACGGCTGGCCGGACGACATCGACATCTGGTCCGAGGCCTTCGTCGCCCGGTTCGCCGCCTTCGCCGCCGGGGCGGCCCGGGTGGTCGCCGCCGAAACCGAGGGTGCCCCGGCCTTCTGCACCGTCAACGAGATGTCCTACTGGGCCTGGGCCGGTGGGGATGTCGGCCGGATCGGTCCCTTGGCGCTCGGGCAAGGGCCTGTCCTGAAGCGCCAGCTCGTGCGCGCCTCCATCGCGGCGACGCGGGCGATCCGGGCGGCGGTCCCGCAGGCCCGCTTCCTCCATGCGGAGCCCCTCATCCACGTGGCGGCGGGCCGAGCCGAGGACGCGGACGCGGCCGGCGCCTACCATCTCGCGCAGTACGAGGCTCTCGACATGGTGAGTGGCGACCTCTGCCCCGACCTCGGCGGCGGGCCGGACTGCCTCGACGTCGTCGGCGTCAATTTCTACCCGGATAACCAATGGGTCCATGGTGGGGGCACGATCCCCCTCGGGCACCACGCCTACCGGCCCCTGCGCAGCCTGCTGGCGGAGGTCCATGCTCGGTACCGGCGCCCGATGCTGGTGGCCGAGACCGGGGCCGAGGGCAGCGCGCGTGCCGCCTGGCTGCACTACGTCTGCGCCGAGGTCCGGGCCGCGCGCGCTGCGGGGGTGCCGGTCGAGGGTATCTGCCTCTATCCAATCCTCGACTACCCCGGATGGGAAGACGACCGGCCCTGCGCGGTCGGCCTGTTCTCGGTCCCCGACCGGGACGGCCGGCGGAGTTGCGATGCCGATTTCGCCGCCGAACTCCGGCGCCAGCAGGCCCTCTTCGCCGAAACGGTGATCCGCCCATGA